The genomic window CGTCGTCCTGGTCCCCCGGCATCAAGGTTTGCCAAACCTCCAACAGCGAGGACTGCAACACCACACAACGATCGTCGCGATGAATTTCTTCTTCGAACCGCCTCAACTCCTCACGTAACAATACGCACAACAACGAAGCTTCGAAGGTCAACCGGACGCTGCGAAACAGTTTGGGGATCGAGGGATAGTCTGTCGGTAAGGTTTCCGGTTCGAGCTGACGCAAATAAGCGAAACCGTCCTCCTCGTTGACGATCAGCAACAAGCCGATCCGCGCGAAATAATCGCTCAGCGGCGTAGCTCCGGCAAGGATACGCTCCCAGGTATCCCCGCGGTCGTCATGATAAACAATGCCTTGCAGCAACCGCACGGCCGCGGGCGCCCAGGGCACCGGCGGCGGCAGCATATCGGGCGACAGTGTTTGATCAGGCGGTAAGTCCGTCATCCCATCCTCGTTCTCAGCGGGGCTTGCCTTTGCGTATGGTTTCATTCTTGGCTTGTCGAGTCCGGTAAAATGTCACCAGCGGGACCCGTACGCGCACGGTGCTCGATCGCTCACTAACCGGATCTTTTGTGGTCACGGTGATCGTTTCCATGGAATCTCGGTCGATACGATGCCCGTCTTCATGGGCGATCTGCAGCCAGCCGACCAACTCGATCACGCCCACTTGCGGTGGACGATGACGAAGCAACTGCGACAACGCGACGGTGGGCAGTGAATCGGTGAGCCGCTGAATCAGATCTCGCATGCGATCCCACTGCAAACGTTGCATCCCCGCTAGTTTCCGTGCCTGACGCTGAACTGTTTCCAAATCGACTTCATGCACCTGAGGTGCGATATCGAAGGTCTCCGCTGGTGTCCAAAAAGGACGCGCAAATGGCGAATCGACACCGCTCGACGTCTGGACTTGCAAGCCAATCGGCTGTGGCACGGGTTCGTTGGTGGCGTCGCCCGACTGTTTCAGTTTGGCGGCCAAGGTTCGGATGTCCTTCAAGACTTCGGCGGTCCGCCTGCGGTGTCCGGTCGACTCGCTGTCTAGCAAGCGGCGCAGGGTCTGAGACAATCGACCGGTTTGACGAAGCACGTTCTCGGCCTCGGCCAGCAGGTTTGGCACCATCGTGCGGATGTGCTCGATCCCGCCGCGATCATTTGCCAAAGCCTCCAGCGAAAGCACTTCGGAAATCGTTTCGCGAAGCCGAGTTTGCGCTTGTGGTGAAAACAAGAAGGACACAAAAGCGTCGAAACTAACGCCCTCGTCCTGTTGCTTGACCAAGTCCTCCGCGTCCAGTGCCCCGGCCAGAATCTCTCCGCGGCCGCGTTCAAGATCGAAGGCGCTGCGAGTGACCTCACGAGCGATTTCCTCGAACCGATCCTCAACCGCGCGAAAGTCGCCCTGCAGGGTCTTTAGCAAGTCGACGGCCGTGTTAAATCGTTCCCGCACCTGAGCCAGGTGATAGGTGTCGACGGGGGCGCCACCGCGAATCGCCTCGATTTCACGATCCGATCGTTCGCGCTCAGCAAGCAGCGACTGCAAACGCCGACCGGGATCCGCCGAAGAA from Roseimaritima ulvae includes these protein-coding regions:
- a CDS encoding DUF4194 domain-containing protein codes for the protein MTDLPPDQTLSPDMLPPPVPWAPAAVRLLQGIVYHDDRGDTWERILAGATPLSDYFARIGLLLIVNEEDGFAYLRQLEPETLPTDYPSIPKLFRSVRLTFEASLLCVLLREELRRFEEEIHRDDRCVVLQSSLLEVWQTLMPGDQDDVRANRNLSGQLRKLEELKFVRRFEKQPASWEIRRILKARLPLEELERLRRDLEAELQRRAAPEGNDET
- a CDS encoding DUF3375 family protein — its product is MEMERVLAYLEASPTVRLLRADQGAYVLFFLRQTLKLTGEDSAISMSHDDLLHQLSIFQENLQNDGYDVLSGTPDRYLREWSDAGWLRRFLPADSSGPSYQLTRYAEDAIQFVDAGLSRQHRMVGTESRLRLVIDTLTDLVRGSSADPGRRLQSLLAERERSDREIEAIRGGAPVDTYHLAQVRERFNTAVDLLKTLQGDFRAVEDRFEEIAREVTRSAFDLERGRGEILAGALDAEDLVKQQDEGVSFDAFVSFLFSPQAQTRLRETISEVLSLEALANDRGGIEHIRTMVPNLLAEAENVLRQTGRLSQTLRRLLDSESTGHRRRTAEVLKDIRTLAAKLKQSGDATNEPVPQPIGLQVQTSSGVDSPFARPFWTPAETFDIAPQVHEVDLETVQRQARKLAGMQRLQWDRMRDLIQRLTDSLPTVALSQLLRHRPPQVGVIELVGWLQIAHEDGHRIDRDSMETITVTTKDPVSERSSTVRVRVPLVTFYRTRQAKNETIRKGKPR